The Onthophagus taurus isolate NC chromosome 6, IU_Otau_3.0, whole genome shotgun sequence region TCCTCGGGAAGGCCGAAATCCAGTTCACCATCGGTGGACTCCAGTGCACCCAGCAGTTTTTGGTGGTTCCCCGACTCAGCACCCCGTTTGTTTTTGGGGATCCCTGGTTCCGCGACCAAGGGGTGATTCTCGATTTCCAACGAGGCTGTTTTCACTTCGGGAAAGAGAAGAGGACCACGATGTACTTCCGACGGGGCAGCCCCACTGCGCCACTGCCCGCTCTGGACGTCAGTACTATCCGTCACCAATTTCCGGACAAACACAAAGAGGCCTTTCTAACGACGCTTCGTGCCTTCCCCGACGTGTTTACCGACTCCCATAAGAGTACCACAGGGGCAACTCAACACAAACTGGAGCTCACCGAAGGAGCAAGACCGTTTCGACTACCGCCATACCGCTGCTCCTATACCAAAAAGGAATTTATCGCCCGTGAAGTAGAAAAGATGTTGGCGGAAGGTGTCATTGAAGCCAGTCGTTCCCCGTATTCATCTCCGATCGTACTGGTGGAGAAGAAAGATGGGGCCAAGAGGTTTTGCGTCGACTACCGTCGATTAAACCAGCAAACGGTGGACGAGTCCTCAGCGTTGCCAATCATCCACGAGACGCTGCGGGACCTCAGCCAGGCTACCGTTTTTTCGAGCCTCGACCTGCGGTCCGGATATTGGCAAATCCCAATGGAGAAGGGGTCTCGACCCTTAACCGCCTTCACAACTCCCGACGGTGCCACCTACCAGTTTCGCGTCATGCCTTTCGGATTGAAGAATGCCCCGGCGACGTTCCAGAAGTTGATGACGCAAGAAGTGCTCCCTGGATACCTCCGGAAATTCGCCCTGGTGTACCTGGATGATGTCATCGTCTACAGCAACTCCTGGGAAGAACACCTTAGACACTTACACCTGGTGTTTGAACGACTCCGGTTACACAACCTCCGGTTATCACCGGAAAAATGCCACTTGGGGGCAACAACCATCGACTACCTGGGTCACCGGATTACACCAGGAGGAGTGGAGCCCTTACCGAACCACGTCAACTCCCTCTGCGACGCATCGAGACCGTCCAACAAGAAGCAGCTGCGATCCTTCTTGGGACTGTGTAACTGGCTACACGGGTTTATTCCACGCTGCGCCGAAGTGTTAACCCCGCTGACAGATCTCTTGCGGGGCCAGAAACAGTTTAAGTGGACAGCTGAAGCCGAGAACGCCTTTCTCGAGATTAAACAGCTACTGAGCCGCCCACTGCAACTTAGACGCCCGGACTTCACTCAACCTTTCGTGCTACAGACCGATGCCAGCGGGAAGGGAATTGCCGCGGTCCTCTACCAAGAACCGGGAAGGAAGATCATCGCATTTGCCAGCGCCAAGTTGTCTCCCACTGAGCAGCGCTACCATGCTAACGAACAGGAATGCTTGGCAGTCGTCTGGGCGATGCGATCCGACCGTACCTGGAGGACAGAAGATTCACCCTGCGCACCGACAGTAGAGCATTGTTATGGCTTGACACCATGAAGGACCGGAACGCCAAGTTAACCCGGTGGGCGCTCCTTCTTCAGGAATATAAATTTGACGTACAACACGTCCCGGGGGAACAGAACGAACTCCCGGACTTTCTCTCGCGCCAACCCGGGTATGAGCCAACGACCCCTGCGGGTCACACAGCTGACGTCGACCGGATGTTTCTTCCACCATCCGCCGAACAAGAACCAAAAAACGTCCGACCCCACATCGCATGTGTCGAATTCCCTGGGCTAGCAGACGACTTAAAAGACAGTCAACGACGAAATCCCCACAGCCAAAACCTGATTCGTACCCTGGACGGAATCAACGAGGCGGGTCCCGCAAACCCGGCGGAAGCTAGAGTCGCCGCCCAGTATTTAGTGCATGATGGGCTTTTGTGGAGACGACATCCCGATGGTAACCGATTGATCGTGCCACAGGACATGCACGACCAGGTGTTGCACGCCTACCATGACGCGTCCACCGCAGGCCATCCCGGAGCTGAGGAAACCACGAGGGTCATCCTGAGGAAATACTGGTGGCTCGGCGTAGAGGAAGACGTGGCCAGACACGTCCGGGATTGCTGGGCCTGCTCATCGCTCAAGCGGGGACCCCTACAGGAACGGGCTCCATTACGACCACGAGCGCCCACACAACCATAGGAAGTTTTGGCAGTAGACCTCATGGGCCCATACGTGAAAACACGAGATAACAACAGGTTTGTGTTCGTTGTCACCGACCTGTTCAGTCGATGGGTGGAGGCGTTTCCGGCCGCTACCAGCAGCGCTCcgaaaatcataaatatcCTGGAGAGTGAGGTGTTTCCCCGGTATGGTTATCCAAGGGCCATTTTATCCGACAACGGGCCTCAGTTTACCAGCGCCAACTGGGACTTCGCGCTGAGACGTTGGGGGTGCCACCACTGGACGACGCCGATATACCACCCTCAGGCCAATCCTGCGGAGAGGAGgattcaagaaataaagaaatgcaTACGGATCCAACTCCAGGGCATAAATCCAACGACCTGGGATCGACACATCAATCGGGCTCTATTCAACGTTCGGTCACGGCGCAACGCGGCGACAAGAGAAACCCCCGCCGCCCTGCTGTTGGGATACGAGTTACCGCGACCTGGGGAATGGTTTCTTGAGGGCCCCCAAGATGGTCAACAGCCAGCGGCAGGACGGGCCGAGAGAAGAAGACGAGCGCACAGGAACGAGCACCGATACCGCCAGCGATACGCTGGGGCTGTACCACCACCCAGGCGGTTCCTGCCAAGGCAGCTCGTAATGGAGCGGGCTCATGTAGCGACGCCGTTTGGTCCTCGTTGGATAGGACCCCACATGGTTATAGAGGAGGCCGGACCTACAACGTACTGGATCCGCAGACACCAGACTGCAGAGCCCAGCAAAGTCCACATCAACGACCTACGTCTGGCTCCTCCACCACATCGACACCCACCTGCGCAGCCCGAACCAGCGCCTTGAGGGAGGGGGTGTCACCAAGTACGAATTGAGCGCCGTTCGATCTGCTTGGCCATTGGTCGTCAACCCGACCTACGGATCGGACGGTCGCCAACCAACCACAACGCCCGGTTGATAGAGTTACCCAAGGGCGCCTATTTAAGGCGGCCGGGTTTCCATCAGCGGTCAATTCCAACCGAACTCCGAAGCGACAACGATAACAGCGACAACAAGCCAGCACTTCAACCGCCAATTCGAAGACGACCCCTTTCgtcttaaaaaaacctttgagggtttttttttgtacatattttgtaaataaattattcgttttattcaacaactgttgtttcttcttcggCGCAATCCATCCCCCGTAACACTAGCAGTGCCACATGTTTCTCTTTAACGGTACATAGTTTACACTTTTTATCGGTGGTACAAATTAGTACAAATTCAGCTCTTCTCAAATCCacctttgttttatttttttacgtctTTTTTTTGAAGTGGTCCTGCTAGCTTAATATTAAGCTAGCAGCGCCAGAGTTTCTCTTTAATGGCAAaaagtacaaattttttattggtggTACAAATTAGTACAAAATAAGTACTAAATAATCCAATAGGTCTCAATCAGTTCTGCCATTATGGTCTTGCCAGCTTAAGAGACGTTTTTATAAgtactgtttgggtatttatccTTGGTcggggtaaatacccattttataaatacctacccACCGGATATTTGTCCATCACTGAACAGATATGACTACTTTAAGATAGATCAAAACTAATACCAAAATACAGTGGGTCACTTAAGTATTTGTACACCTAATATTTTCAATAGAAATTGCAAAGGAGGTAAACaaagtcaaattttaaactatattttatttacacaaatgAAAACAATAACAGAActcttaataacattaaaaaaaaaataaacagtttatgaatttttaaagataatgaaatttttgacatCACAAAAGTATTTGTACACATTACCAAATTAAATCAGATGCCTCTTAAATCAACTATCTAATACTTGGTATGCATTCCGTTAGCATTTATAACGGCTTGTAATCGTTTTGGCATGGACATGACCAATTTGGCTGTTATTTCTTGGGAAATTTTCTTCCATTCTGACTTCAGGtgtgtttttaaatcatttcgattgtgtatttgatgttttctaatattaatgtttaaaatatgCCACAAATTTTCAATTGGGTTAAGGTCTGGACTTTGGGGTGGGTGTGGAAGCGTTTTAAGCCGTGTATATAAAAACCATTCCTTAAGGATCCTTGCTGTATGCTTAGGGTGGTTGTCTTGCTGGAACATAAAGCTGTCCTCTAGACCAATTTTACGTGCACTACTCAATAAATTATCTTGCAAAATCTTAAGGTAGGTTTTAGCATCCATAATGTTATCAATAAAGTGTAAATTTCCCACTCCATTGTACGACATGCAACCCCAAACGAGAATGTGCCCTCCCCCATGCTTTACCgttggaattaaatttttcgtttGAAGATCTGTGTTTGCTTTTCGCCAAATCATTTGTCGGCCGTCAGATGAAAATAAGTTATATTTTGACTCGTcgctaaaaataatattcttcCAAAACTCTAGAGGTTTATTCACATATTCATTTGCAAACTGTAGTCGCTTAAGTCGATTTCGCTCACTTATGAACGGCTTTTTACGTGCTACTCTTCCATGGTAGCCGGCTTTACGGAGAACTCTTCTTACGGTTTCAGGATGAACAGTTGTTCCTTTCCTCTCTGCGATATGTACAGCCAAATTTTGAGCGCTAGTTTTGGGATTATCTTGGACTTCTTTCAGAATAGCCCGTTGTTCACGATCGCTTAGTATTCTCGGTCGTCCAGAGCGATGCATGTTTTCTATACTTTTGCTGGTGTTAAACTTGGTAattatacagcgtgtcccgtatcttccgcatcagagcattatacggttgtaggatacattattctgaagcgatctttttaataaaattttttcgaaatgtttataataaccgcacgggaactgtttaaaggaactgtttttcgtccaatcagcagatcgcaaatcagactcaggtaatcggtgccaccctcggccggtccgctacgccgatgataactcgtttcccacgtgtactcaccaataaattcgtcatggaaagagaaataaactttttcgatgaatcaaagttgtccgttattggtcgtcgttaaacagttcccgtgcggttattataaacatttcgaaaaaattttattagaaagatcgcttcagaataatgtattctacaaccgtataatgctctgatacggaagatacgggacacgctgtatagcgAACAGTAGAGTGTGGccgtttaataattttagcaaTTTCTCGCaaacttttcttctctttaaaCAAGCCTATAATTTGTACTTTCTCCGAAATAGACAATTCTTTAGTTTTCGGCATTTTGACTCAAACACTGATACGATACGATAGGTTATTTATTAGCACGCGTCTGTAGGGATGTTATCTTAACAACAACTGATGTACAACTAACGCTTCGGTCTCTGTGCGTGTCTAGACTTGTCCGAAATACTAGTGTACAAATACTTTTGTGACATCGTATTTCAGATTTTACTCAATATTCCATTCGGAaaatacttattaattatttcaaatgtaTACTATTTCTCAGAACATGTATCCGATtagagaaaatgtaaaaaaaataatgcttCATATGctgtttagttttttttttagtaaattggTCCTGTGCAAATACTTAAGTGACCCACTATTATTATACCGGGTATCCCTCAAAAGTGgttcacccccatatttttctttattattggtgatataagaaaaccatttggaatgcatagttcgctaaaacggattattacgacatgaaatcattctttttgtacttccggttataccggatgtgagtactaatttcgctatttttttaaatctataattttttttcttcagttgggtTGATAGTATAATTacacataacttttacttgaaaaaattttcacgatcgcttataatttttgaaaaaaaaattattttcgttattttataacgttttagtaccttcggaaaatgtattacaacttttgacgcatagtagctaggttaatagtataaactacgttatgtccctcttgatttgctatttcttgagcagtgatcactgctatgctttagtcagtggttcttttttaataatggtgtaaattaacagttgtattaaattagttttaaaagaaaaacccgatcaaacaattaagttCATGTCGTAGTAATCCGTTTTAGCGACCTAACTATGCGctccaaatggttttcttatatcgctaataataaaaagaaatatggggtgagccacttttgagggacacccggtatagtatttatttatttatcgtctcaaaaaatgataatgtaccaattttcatGTTCATATTTAAGCAAAAgccaaattattaaagaaaaacgaagaggtaagtacccggataaatacccattcTATAAATACCTacgccgggtatttacccagcgcccatctaaaaaaataaatatcggTTCTTATGCGAATCACGGAATCATTCTGTATactataaaaacaattttgtagATAATATAGGAAAATTGTATCCAGCCTAAACCAGCTATACTGAATAAAAGATGACGCTTTATTTCACATaggaattttataatttatatggTATTTAAATCACACCAtctattttaaaatagcatcatCACTAagtatttcatcattatttgttaaagaaaatcttacataacaatttaattttaaagttatttcaaaaaatacataagtacatcaataaatattgattttttaattaaattaagatttaataatttaaggtTAAAATAGACATTTTAACCTTGACACTTCGATGACAATTAAATGACAACCTAAATATATAATCTTCAATTGCGCATTTTTATGTGCGATGTACAATAAcaagtttaatttaaacataaaaacacCGGTAAAGttcttattaaattcaaaattattacattaataCAATactaatttcaatttttatgtttcagGAAAACCTATTTTATAATAGCTACTTTATTTAGAGGTTATGTATAAACCTGATACCTTTTAATTCATCGCTTTTTAAACCACATTTTgtcttaaaaatcaaattatggCAACTATTGTTGTAAGAAGATTATGTAAAAATTCTGTGGGATCCTACGCGCGCAGTTTTAGCATTTTGAGAACAAAATCTGATACAATCGGACCCAGTTTGGTTTTTAACGTTATCCGTTTTAACCATAATCGAGTATTGGTAAAACGTTTTACGCCTAGTTTGCATAATTTATGCGCGTATTCGAATGAGAAGAAAAATGATAAAGAAGTTTTGAATCAGAAAAAACTTggtttatttcaaaagtttAAGCAAATGTATCGAGATTATTGGTATGTTTTGGTCCCAGTTCATATTGTTACATCAATTGGATGGTTTGGAAGTTTTTATTACATGGCTAAAaggtaattatttaaatcaaaattatttgattacttagaatgttttttttatagtgGCATTGATATAGTAGCAATAATGGAAAATTGGCATATAAGTGAAACATTAATATCACCTTTAAGGGATTCATCCATGGGGTATATAGCGGTTTCTTACGCTTTATATAAATTGGCGACGCCATTTCGTTATATGGTGACATTAGGGGGTActacattttcaataaattatttgaaaaatttgggTTATATCAAACCAGTGCCAAGCGCCCAAGAATTAAAGGTAATGTATAAAAGGAGAATGGGAAAGAAAAAGCATGTTAAGAATGGGGGCAGTggtattaaaatgaaatgtgAGGAATTAACACATTTGCATCAAAAAGAAACAATGGTCGCCGGATtagataaaaaagttaaaatggaATGTGGTGGGAGAACTGGAAAAgtgaaaagtattaaaaaaacagaaaaaaaataaattctataataaggagtaaataagatttattctattttgtattttgaaacttatttaataataattttgtttatgtcTTTGTTtgtagttaatttttttagcagaaaattgaaaaaaaaatgctttaaggCGTACAttatatttcattatttaatacattaacatatttataaaaatcatacatttttattcattaattttcattgaatttttctaaaaatggaATGATTCTTTTCCAATTAGAAAAGTTTGGATTACTTTTAATGCACAAAACTAGTTATTGTTCACATTTATTACTGGATATCACAgaaaataattaccataaatcataacaaaaatttttttattcataacctCATACATAACCTTTTCTCATTTTCATCTtatcatttcaaatattttaaaagatagatgaaaattaatagaaaatttctttctgGTTATACTTGCAGGTTCCCAATTTACAAAACGTTGCCGTTCAGAAGATTTTAGTCAAAGGAAAAAGTACTTAACCtccaaaaacttaaaatttatctatGATATTAACGATATTAAACCATGtattatatcacaaaaaaGCCATAGTTTGTGTAAAAGCTGAAAGCTTATTTCTTGTTATCtgtttaaagattaattaataacacatTAATAAGGAACTTgcaagtatttaattttttggaaatactccccaatttacaaatataaaaaactgTGATGTCtataaaaaattagtaaaataatcttaatctaaaatctataattaatctttatttaaaacagaaaataaatctaaaaatatataatttgtaagttatgttaaaaaattttaaaaagtaataatcaaAACATAACTTCAAAATATTGCTTAATACAAGGGCGGAAGAATCTAAAAGAACTGTTCAATCAGCTGTTGTTGGGCCCTACTGCTAGtattagctctagttttagttattatttagcGCTAGGTTCTCAACAcactctcaagacggctaaacagaatgtttctagttttaatcttacaagggaagtgtcacgactgtgtctcaccgatttcgatgaaatttggtacattcagagaatgggccaaaataaggttcgcacatttttttatacgtgcgttAAAACCCGTGGGGCGAGTAATgtggggttgaaagtttggagaaaaagtacgttttcacttatacaggGGGTGTCTCAcataactggttcgttagaacttttttaggttccattattcgtacagttttgaaattttggtaaaatAGATTGTTcagtcggaactttcgatctaaaatattttcaagatggctgccacttccggtctaccggaagtaaaccataacttcgttataaccttttaattgtacgtaaaaaaatatgttgactttcataaaagttattggtacctagcgtttttcgttttcgagttattttggttttaagatttttttggcaaatttcaccatgctctttaaaaccctaTATTTCAGcaaacgttcattcaaaaaagctctaaattggcacgattactcttcagatgctgtcaaatagattgtcatatattgtatcagagtatcttatacaggtagtcaaaaattgaattaccgtttctccattcaatggggagaaagtcgaaaattttaaatggaacgccccattttttattagcctacacgaaagggaatataattctctacaatttatctataaacattcctatacctatttattgtagtttctctcatattcgtaaatttatcaaaacatgcaggaaaccgtttgtatttttattagaaggccatgacattttgacagttttttgtttaatttatttctattattatttgtactattaactacgattgataatcttttagtttactagcttttacttaccaaaaataacaaacaagatcaaataaatgaaactattaaaacaaaaagttaatgataaaaattagattacaataaaaatataaatttataatataaatttgttataaaattgaatttggaaatgcaataaagcacgataaaatatttatttcgttgtcttcatcactggtgaccggaaatatgcgatttcttttggtctcgatatatccagatctaagaaattctttatcaattttttgaaatttttccttGTGATGGGCGTTAGGTTTGTTAGGCATCTCTCATTAAGTGTTCGACACGTCCTGTCGAaaagtttattacattcgccatcaatacaaaataaatttcaaatatcggcgttggaataattttCCATGATATTCAATGACTTACACCCGTcgtcaaatgtaactaatggcaacaataatacaaacatggaccaaaaactgtcaacattccatagctttctaataaaaaaacctggatttcgtgcatgttttaataaatttcgcaatatgaggcaaactacagtaaataggtatgggaatgtttatagataatttgtagagaattaaattctcttcctaataggctaaaaaaatatggggcgttccatttaaaattttcgactttctcgccattgaatatggagaaacagta contains the following coding sequences:
- the LOC111421531 gene encoding uncharacterized protein C18orf19 homolog B isoform X2, which translates into the protein MATIVVRRLCKNSVGSYARSFSILRTKSDTIGPSLVFNVIRFNHNRVLVKRFTPSLHNLCAYSNEKKNDKEVLNQKKLGLFQKFKQMYRDYWYVLVPVHIVTSIGWFGSFYYMAKSGIDIVAIMENWHISETLISPLRDSSMGYIAVSYALYKLATPFRYMVTLGGTTFSINYLKNLGYIKPVPSAQELKVPNLQNVAVQKILVKGKST
- the LOC111421531 gene encoding protein FAM210A isoform X1, whose translation is MATIVVRRLCKNSVGSYARSFSILRTKSDTIGPSLVFNVIRFNHNRVLVKRFTPSLHNLCAYSNEKKNDKEVLNQKKLGLFQKFKQMYRDYWYVLVPVHIVTSIGWFGSFYYMAKSGIDIVAIMENWHISETLISPLRDSSMGYIAVSYALYKLATPFRYMVTLGGTTFSINYLKNLGYIKPVPSAQELKVMYKRRMGKKKHVKNGGSGIKMKCEELTHLHQKETMVAGLDKKVKMECGGRTGKVKSIKKTEKK